Within Flavobacterium pisciphilum, the genomic segment CTTATCGAAATTATGATCTTTATAACGAATATAAAGTTGTTCTTACCGACTACCGAGGCAACTCACCTTATGATAATTATAAAATTCATAAAGGAAAATATGGTAAAGATTATAGAGGGAAACCACAAAAAACTATTGGTCAGAAGCCAGGTAAAGGGAATAACAAAGAATATTACAATAATGAAAATAAACGTGAACACGGAAATGGAAATGGAAATGGACACGGGCGTGGACATGAGAAGCATTAGATTATAATAAAGAAAGGGGTACTTGTAGTCCCCCTTTTTTATTTAAATATTTATCAGTCCAGAATTATAGTAAACTCTCTTAAATTTTTCTTTTCATTTCAAACTGTGACACCTTATTTAAGAGCCCTAAATTCTTTAAAAAAGCATTTGTTTCTAGCGAATTATCATCAACATTGTTCATAGATACTTCCTTAGAATTTATTGTTTCTAACATCTTATTTACCAATTGTGCCCCTACTCCATTACGTCTATGGTTAGCGGCTACAGCAATTTGTAAAATTCGTTGTGTCATACGATTGTAGACCATATAACCTACAGGCTCATTTTTTATATAAGCCTCCAAAATACAACAACGTTCCTTACTATTGTCTAAGCTCTTAATTGTATTTTGCCAAGTAGGTTCTATAGACCAAAAAGAAGTAAAAGTATTCCATTGAAAATCTTCTAACTCTTTAATTGTTGCAATACTTTTTTGATTTGTTATTTCAATAGGTCCTCCATAACAATTAACAGTTCTATGAATTTTATAGTTCATTTTTTCATAAGCTCGAATTGCAGCATTGTTGCCTACAATTACTTCTAGCACCATTTCTTTTACACCTAAGTCTTTTAATTTAGGTAGTAAATAATCATACATTTTAGTGACTAAACCTTGTCCTCTATAATCAGGAATAACTCCTGTTGCAGCGTTATAAGCAATTAATTGTCCATCAAACTCATTCACGGCATGCAGCATAAAGCCAACTAATTTATCTGATGAGAAAACCCCTATTGATAAATCTAATTTTATGTTTTCGGCAACAATCTTGGCCTTTAATTGTTCTGAATTAAGTTGTAGAGGCACAATATAATCTGAAAATGATGCATTTAACACCTCAACTATACTATCAATTTCAACTTTTTCTAAAGTATTAATTTCCATTTTTATTTTTTAAGCTTTAATAAATTCTATTTTAAAATTATGCAATTTGAATAACCTCTATAAAACAACTGTTGGTACGGCTGATTACTAATACTATTATGAAATATTATTCTTTGGTGGAAAAAAGAAATGCGAAGGCTTACTTAGGAAATACCTAAAGATTGCACTTGTCACCTGTTTTAATTCTGAAATCGGAATGTTTCGAGAACGAAACGCAAGTCCTAATGACAAACTAAAACTAACAATGAAATTCACTAAACCAATAATTCCGATACCTAAAACTGACCAGAAAAACATCCATTCAGTAATATAAAAATCCGCACCATATAACCCCATGGCAAAGTTTCCACTAGCAAAAGTAATGTGTCTGATATCAATATTTAATCCAAAGAATATTCCAACAAAAACTGTACTTCCCATAAAAATACCAAACCAGAAATTAGATATGATTCCTGCCCATTTTTTTTCATACAGTGAGGCCAACTTTTTAGTCATTTTTTTTCCTAAACTCAACTTAAGCAAGGGATGCTCTTGAATACGATAGTAAATGTGATTGTGTTTGTCTCGATTGGCAATACTTCCAGCAATAATCCCAGATAAAAACAGAAAAACTCCTGCTATGGCAGCATGAAAAATTGCTGCTGAATAAATCGGATTCAAATCATTAATCAAAACTGGCCATTTTTCTTTAGCAATATTATAATGAAATACTTCGTCAATAAGCCATATTCCAAGTAATGAAACTGGAAAAGCTACAAGAACATTCCCTACAAATGCAATAAACTGTGAACGGAATACTCGCGCAAAAAATATAGCAAACTCCTTGTACTTATATTCATTCTTGTCTTGATCTTTATGTTTGAATCCTTCCTGTAAAGCCCTTACCAGTGCAGAAGCGGTCATTGCAGGTTGTTTTGTTGCTAATGTAAATCCGAGGATATAAATTATAATAAATCCTATCGAATAGTTCATGCTATATAAAAATATATGCCCAAATCCACTAGCATTTACTTTTCCTAATAACAGTTTAATAATACACAGTATCCCTACGATAAAACCTCCGCCTGCGGCTGAATAAAACATTTTATAATATTCCTTGCGGCTACTTGTAATATAATGTTCTCCCGTATTGGCAGTATGCTGCGTTATTTCGTATGATAGAAGTTGGGTACTCTCACTGATTAGTTTGTCTATATTATTTTTATCACAATTGTATTTAATCAATAAATAAGAAAGTGAAATAGTATTCTTGTCAGCATCTTCCTCTTCAGTCTGTACCAAAAGTGGTAATAGCGATTTAAGGCGAAGAAGTTGCTGACGGATTCGTAACAAGCTTTGATTAACTCGTAATGAAATTCCAAATTTATTACTGTTTTTAAAGGCTGTTTCTATATAATCAGTACACTGCTTGTGCAGGATAATCAATTGTTTGTAACCTAAATCATCCGGATGTATAAAATTCTCACTAGATTCAATCAGCTTTTCACTTATTAGCAATAACTCTCGTTGAAAAGCAAGAAAGGGACTTTCAAAATTCTCATATTCAGGTACCATCTGAATTACATCTGATTCCATGGCACATCCACATATACGGTAGGTAATAACCTCCATCGCAAAGACGAGTTCGGTAAGTGCTGATTTCTCATCACTAGTTTCATAAATAGAACGAAACTCCAACAATGAGTACAACTCCCAAATTTGTTCCTGTGGTATTTTCTTAATCCATAACGGATCTGTCTTAACAAAGAATACTTGATTTAGTATAAATTGCAATGTGTCTTTTTCGGGTTGTTCCGGAATAAATTTGGCAAATAGTCGCTTACGTACCTCATAAAAGAAATTAGCATTCTGAAGAATCCCCGCATCAGAAAGAATTTTATTGAACTTCTTCTTTTCAAGATGCGCACTAACACAATCCATCAGTCCATCACGATAATTTTGATTTTCCTTAAGAAGGTCAATCAATTCTGATAAATCAACAACAGTTGTTTTTTTTATTTTTTTTGGGCGAACCAAATTCACCAATTCTACCAGTAACTCTACATTCTCTCTATTAAATTTCCATAATTTTTTATCCTTAAAGTTTTTTTCAAAATAAAGCTTTAAGGTCATTTTTGGTTTTCTCCTCAATCTCAATCTCATTCTAGTCAAATTTAATTATTACGAATTCTTTTGCATCTAATACAAAAAAACAGTTCGTTATCGTAATGCAATATACCATCTATAAATTACACTCTTTTTAATTTTTTCATAAAGAATTCCTACAATACATTATTTAGATAGAATTTTAATTCCATTACTACTCCCTAATTTTACCATAGAATCATTAAATAATAAAATATTATTTATTGTTTTGGTTCAGTTGCAACTGCTAAATTAAATTACAAATAAGCTAGAAAACAGAACACATTCCTTCAAAACACATTTTAAATAAAACACTATAATTCAAATGTTTATTAATTACTTTTTAATTAATAAACAGTATTCTAAAAAGCATAGACCTAAGATAAAATCCCTCTTTTATATTAATAAAATTAAAGCGTTTTAAGTCTAAAGATATAATTATTAATAACCCTGACAATCCCTATTTCGATGCTGTTATGAATCTTTTTATTTTATTTTTTTTACGTAAGAAAAATCCAACTAAAACAACATTGATTTTAGTAGCTTAATAGAAGATTTAGGTGAACGCTCTTTAATTAAATAAATAATCTTAACTAAAAGGAATTACATCATAAAATATAAAAAAAGGCTACCTCACAACTTGTGAAGTAACCTCTTTTTTTTGAATTCAATTATCTATTAACCAAATAGAACTCACTAATAACTCAACTTTACGTATTCAACATGAAGGTTGACACACTCTTAATGGTGGTCGTGACTATCATGGTTATCACTTGCTGACTTAGTTCCTTGTAATACATTTACAGTAAAATCTGCCGTATGAATTACCCCATCAATTTTAAATTGTACCCACATTCTGTAAAGACCTGCTTTTTTAACTTGTGTCTCAGCATAAATAGGGAAATTTTTATCTGATATAGGGTGAATATGAAGAAAATCTTTTGTCTCTTTAGCAATCATTACAATATGAGCACTTGCTCCAAGATATTGTTGAATGTCTTTTTCATTGAGTTTCTTACCCTCTTTTTCAACAGTAAATTTTAATTTTTGTCCTCTATCCGTCTTAAAATCATTTCCATTAGTCAACGTAACAGTATAATTATCAACTTTAGAAACAAACTTTTCTGTTGTAATTTTTGGTACATTTAAAGGAGCGCCTTTTACATCAACTTCTAGTAATTTAACTTCATTTGAAGCCCCTATCGGTTTATAGTCAGTAAATAAAAGATATTTTCCACCAGCAGGAAATGTTTCAGAAATACTATAAGTACCATCCGCTTGTTCCTCTGGATGAACATGGTCAAACCAAGTCAGTTCTTCATTCACAACCAAAAGATGCATCTTCATTTCGTGTACAACATCCAATGTAGCATTTTTACTACCCTCAGTAATTGAAATAGAAAGTTTCGTTTCTTTACCTGCCTGAATGATTTCAGGATTACTAGATAATTTAACATCAAAACCTTCTGTTTTTTCTGTTGCTAACGGTTCTAATTCCATTCCACATTTAGAGCATTTTTCTTCTTTTTTTCCTGTTACTTCAGGATGCATCGGACAAGCATAATTGCTTTCTTCATTTTTATGTTGATGCGTACTCATATCTGTTGATTCTTGCTTCTTTCCTGAATTATTACAAGCAGTTAACATTGTAATACATACAGTTCCTCCAAGTAATAGTATCTTTAACTTATTCATATATAACTCAATTATTTTATAGGTTCAGCTTTGAAGCCTTTACTCTTTATGATTGCAACTATTTCATCTTCTGTAATACCTTCTGATTGAACTGTGAGGATTTTATCACTATTATCAGTGTCTACGTTCCATTCGCCAATGCCTTCCGTATTATCTAAATCAGATTTTACTTTTGCTACACAAGCACCACAATTTAAAGTTGTTTTGAATTGAATATTTATCTTTTCCATTTTTATTGATATTAATGTTAATTATACTGCAAATTTAAGTTCATTAACTCTCAACTTTCTTATACTATTCCTTATTAGATTTGTGACATTTACTGATTGAATCACTAGGCTATTAATCTTCTTTAAGTTTTTAATGCTCTAAATCAATGTATGAACAACTGACAATCCTATCTTTTAAAATTTCATTCTTTGGATTCGAACTGCATTAAGTATTGCCAATAACGCCACTCCTACATCAGCAAACACTGCTTCCCACATAGTAGCAAGTCCACCTGCTCCAAGAATCAAAACGATAGCTTTTATAGAAAATGCTAAAATGATGTTTTGCCAAACTATTTTTTTGGTTTGCTTTCCTATATTTATTGCCATTGCAATTTTTGAAGGCATATCGTCTTGTATCACTACATCGGCAGTTTCGATAGCAGCATCACTTCCTAAACCTCCCATTGCAATCCCTGCATCACTTAAAGCAATTACTGGTGCATCGTTTACTCCATCACCCACAAATGCTACACTGCCAGCACGGTTCTTGATTTCTTTCACCTTATTCACCTTATCTTCTGGGAGTAAATCTCCGTATGCATTGTCAATTCCTAATTGTGTTGCAACATGCTCTACAACTGCACTTTTATCGCCACTAAGCATGGTGACTCTAATATTCATACTATGCAATTTATCAATTGCAATTTTTGCATCCACTTTAATACTATCTGAAATTGTAAGGTAACCAACAAATTTTCTGTCATAAGAAATGGCAATTACTGTGTACACAATGCTTCCAGTATTAGCATCATGACTGACATTAAATTTATCAAGTAATTTAAAATTACCAACCAATAATTCTTTTCCGTTCACAGTAGATTTAAGCCCATATCCAGCTATTTCCTCAGTATC encodes:
- a CDS encoding site-specific recombinase; this encodes MTLKLYFEKNFKDKKLWKFNRENVELLVELVNLVRPKKIKKTTVVDLSELIDLLKENQNYRDGLMDCVSAHLEKKKFNKILSDAGILQNANFFYEVRKRLFAKFIPEQPEKDTLQFILNQVFFVKTDPLWIKKIPQEQIWELYSLLEFRSIYETSDEKSALTELVFAMEVITYRICGCAMESDVIQMVPEYENFESPFLAFQRELLLISEKLIESSENFIHPDDLGYKQLIILHKQCTDYIETAFKNSNKFGISLRVNQSLLRIRQQLLRLKSLLPLLVQTEEEDADKNTISLSYLLIKYNCDKNNIDKLISESTQLLSYEITQHTANTGEHYITSSRKEYYKMFYSAAGGGFIVGILCIIKLLLGKVNASGFGHIFLYSMNYSIGFIIIYILGFTLATKQPAMTASALVRALQEGFKHKDQDKNEYKYKEFAIFFARVFRSQFIAFVGNVLVAFPVSLLGIWLIDEVFHYNIAKEKWPVLINDLNPIYSAAIFHAAIAGVFLFLSGIIAGSIANRDKHNHIYYRIQEHPLLKLSLGKKMTKKLASLYEKKWAGIISNFWFGIFMGSTVFVGIFFGLNIDIRHITFASGNFAMGLYGADFYITEWMFFWSVLGIGIIGLVNFIVSFSLSLGLAFRSRNIPISELKQVTSAIFRYFLSKPSHFFFPPKNNIS
- a CDS encoding heavy-metal-associated domain-containing protein encodes the protein MEKINIQFKTTLNCGACVAKVKSDLDNTEGIGEWNVDTDNSDKILTVQSEGITEDEIVAIIKSKGFKAEPIK
- a CDS encoding heavy metal-binding domain-containing protein; translated protein: MNKLKILLLGGTVCITMLTACNNSGKKQESTDMSTHQHKNEESNYACPMHPEVTGKKEEKCSKCGMELEPLATEKTEGFDVKLSSNPEIIQAGKETKLSISITEGSKNATLDVVHEMKMHLLVVNEELTWFDHVHPEEQADGTYSISETFPAGGKYLLFTDYKPIGASNEVKLLEVDVKGAPLNVPKITTEKFVSKVDNYTVTLTNGNDFKTDRGQKLKFTVEKEGKKLNEKDIQQYLGASAHIVMIAKETKDFLHIHPISDKNFPIYAETQVKKAGLYRMWVQFKIDGVIHTADFTVNVLQGTKSASDNHDSHDHH
- a CDS encoding GNAT family N-acetyltransferase, yielding MEINTLEKVEIDSIVEVLNASFSDYIVPLQLNSEQLKAKIVAENIKLDLSIGVFSSDKLVGFMLHAVNEFDGQLIAYNAATGVIPDYRGQGLVTKMYDYLLPKLKDLGVKEMVLEVIVGNNAAIRAYEKMNYKIHRTVNCYGGPIEITNQKSIATIKELEDFQWNTFTSFWSIEPTWQNTIKSLDNSKERCCILEAYIKNEPVGYMVYNRMTQRILQIAVAANHRRNGVGAQLVNKMLETINSKEVSMNNVDDNSLETNAFLKNLGLLNKVSQFEMKRKI